A region of the Nitrospirota bacterium genome:
GAACCTCTCGAGGGAGTCGGTCATGCGGAGCGCTCTGCCAGGAGAAGCGGGTCTCATTCTCCGCCCAACGGCGCGGTTTGTCAATGAGGAGCGGGGAGGATACAATTCCCGTTCAATGCGCGCGCAGGATAGGCTCCCGCTCATCCTCTGTTTCGGGGACAGCTTGACGGCCGGGTATCAGTCGCCCACGCCGGAACGGCCGGAGATGCGCGAGACTCCCTATGGGATATTCCTGCAAGAGCGGCTGGGGAATCGGGCGCGGGTGGCGGTCAGCGGGGTCTGCGGGGAGCTGACCGGGGAAATGGTCATGCGGTTCCGGCGGGATGTCCTCGCCCATGCTCCGGCCTCCGTCGTGATCCTGGGCGGGACGAACGACCTGGGCTGGAACGCGGGTCCGGCGGACATCATGCGGAACCTCCTGAACATGTACGAACTGGCCCTCGGCGCGGAGATCAGGCCGGTCGCGGTGACGGTGCCCTCCATCAGAGCCCCCTGGCCCGACGGCGACTGGTCCGTGCCCGCTGGGCCCGACCAGGACAGCGGGGGACGGCGGTGGCTGCAGGATCACATCCAACGGCGCCTGGCCCTGAACCGGCTCATCGGGGACTATTGCAAAGCCCGGGGGGTGGCCTGTCTCGACCTCTTTGCCGCCACGGTCGAGCCGGACACGCTGGCCCTCGCCGCGCCCTATTCCAACGACGGGCTTCATCTCACGACCGACGGGTACCGGCTCCTGGCCACGCTGCTCTACGAGCGGGTCTTTGCCGAGCAAATTGGGCTCGTGGCACGGGGCTAGGGGCGCGGGGCCAGGGGGGGGATGACACGGGGACTGGGGGATTCTGGAGACGCGGGGGCACGGAGATCGCTGCGTCGCTTCTTCCCCACGTCTCCGCATCGGTTCCCTCAAGCTCTGTGCCTCGCACCTGAATCAGAGCGTCCGCCAGCTCCGTCCGTCGCTCTGGATGAGCCGGTCCGCTTCGACCGGGCCCCAACTGCCGGCCTGATATTCAGGCAGCCATCTGACCCGCTGCGCTCCCCAGGCTTCCAGGATCCCGTCGATCCAGGCCCACGACGTCTCCACGGCGTCCCGCCGCATGAACCGCGAGGCGTCGCCGGCCATCACGTCCAGTAGGAGCCGTTCGTAGGCCTCGGGGGAGGGCGTCCCGAAGACCTCGCTGTATTTGAAGCTCATTTCGACCGGGTGCGTCTCCGCGCGGGTGCCCGGCACGCGGGACATGATGCGCAGGGAGAGCCCCTCTTCCGGCTGGATCCGCAAGGCGAGCAGGTTCGGGGCTTGCGGCTTGTCCGGATCGACGTTGAAGAGGATCTGGGGAATGTCTTTGAACTGGACCGCCACTTCGCTGGCGCGCTTGGGCAGGGCTTTCCCGGTCCGCAGATAGAACGGGACGCCGGCCCAGCGCCAGTTCTCGACGAAGCATTTCAGGGCCACGTATGTCTCCGTCGTCGAGTCGGGGTTCACGCCCGCCTCCCGCCGATAGCCGGGCACGTCCGCGCCGTGGACTTTTCCGCTGCTGTACTGGGCCCGGACGACGAACCGCTCGGCGTCCTTCCCCGTGATGGGACGCAGGCAGCGGAGCACCTCGATCTTGGCGTTCCGGACCACGTCGGGGTCAAGGGAATAGGGGGGCTCCATGGCGACCAGGCAGAGAAGCTGAAGCAGGTGATTCTGCACCATGTCGCGCAGGGCGCCCGATTCCTCGTAGTAGGTGGCCCGGCTGCCCACCCCCTCGGCCTCGCTGACCGTGATCTGCACGTGGTCAATGTACTTGTGGTTCCAGATGGGCTCGAAGATGCTGTTGGCGAAGCGCAGCACCATGAGGTTCTGCACCGTCTCTTTCCCGAGATAGTGGTCGATCCGGAAGGTCTGGGACTCGGCGAAGACGCTGCCGATGGTGGCGTTGATCTGTCTGGCGGATTCCAGATCGCGACCGATCGGCTTCTCGACGATGACCCGACTGTAGGGGTTGGTTCCGTCCGGGGGATGAACCAGCCCCGCGCGCTGGAGTCCCTCGCAGACCGGCGTGATCGAGGTGGGCGGAATGGCCAGGTAATAAATCCGGTGCCCCGGAAGCTTCAACTCGGTCTCGACGCGTTCGGCCGCTTGACGCATGTCCGAATAGGAGCCGGAATCGTCGATGTCCGCGGAGCGGTAGAAGAGGTGCCGTTCGAACTCGGCCCACTTGGGCTCGAGCAGGGCCTGGCGGGAGAAGGTGAGCACGCCTTCGCGCGCGATCGCGCGGAAGTCCTGATCGGTGAGGGATTTGCGGCCGAGGCCCAGGACGGCGAAGTTGCTCGGGAGCAGGCCGTCCAGGAGCAGGTTGTACAGCGCCGGAAGCAGGCGTCGGCGGGCGAGATCGCCGGAGCCTCCGAAAATCACGATCGTGCACGGCTCGACCGGCACGCCCCGTCCGACCTCGAGTCCTACTGCAGGCCCTCTGCCTGGTTGTTCCATCACGACTCCCCCGGACTTATTTCCGCACCGCATGCCCGCCGAACGCGTTCCGCAGGGCCGCCAGCAGCTTTTCGGCGAAGGTCTCCTGCTGCCGCGAGCGGAAGCGCGTGAACAGCGCCGCCGTCAGGGTGGGGACGGCCACGTCCTTCTCGATCGCGTCCAGGATCATCCACCGGCCCTCCCCAGAGTCTTGCACATACCCCTTGAGCTTTTCCAGGCGGGGGTCCTCGGCCAGGGCGCCGGCGGCGAGCTCGAGCAGCCAGGAGCGGACGACGCTGCCGTGCATCCAGACGGACGCGATCTTTCCGAGGTCGAGGTTGTACTCGCTCTTGGCCATCAACTCGAACCCCTCGGCGTAGCCCTGCATCATGCTGTACTCGATGCCGTTGTGGATCATCTTGACGTAATGTCCCGCTCCGTGCGCGCCCATGTAGGCCCAGCCGTCTTCCGGCGCCAGGGTCTTGAAGATCGGCTCCAGCCGCTGCACGACGGCGCGATCGCCGCCGATCATCAGACAGTACCCGAGCTTCAGGCCCCAGACGCCTCCGCTGGTGCCGACGTCCACGTACTGGATGCCTTTGGGCTTCAGCTCGGCCGCCCGGCGGATGTCGTCGTGGTACTTCGTGTTGCCCCCGTCGATGATCGTGTCTCCCGATTGGAGCAGCGCGCTCACCGACTGGATCGTCTCCTCGGTCGGCGCGCCGGAGGGCACCATGATCCAAACCGTGCGCGGAGGGGTCAGCTTGGAGACCATCTCGGCCAGCGAAGAGGCGCCGAGGCAGCCGAGGGCTTCGGCCTTCTTGACGAGATCGGTGTTTCGGTCATGGGTTACCAGACGATGGCCGCCGCGTTGCAGGCGGGTGACCATGTTCATGCCCATCTTGCCTAATCCGACGAAGCCCAGTTCCATGGCGGTCCTTTCCCCACTCGGGCCGCGCCGCCTGCGGCCTGTCCGGCCGACTGCCCGGCGGCGAAGAGCGGCGTAACCAGTGGATACCAACGGGCAAGAACGGAGAGTTCGAACGGCACGATTCTAGCACAAGTCTCATCGGTTAATCGCGTCAAGCCGTTGAGCGTTTTTTCTTCCTTTTTGGACCCGCCGGGGGGACACTCGCGGACGATTCTGGGAGAGGACTACGTGGGACGCTGGGACGGTGGTCACCAACAGAGGCAGAAGGGACCGAGCGAGAGGTCCGTCAGTCGATGCGCGCCGGGTTGGGGACGTCGCGGAAGATCACGTCGGCCAGCTCCTTCCCCACGGCCAGCCGTTCTTCCAGGGTCGGAAGGGTCAACAGCCGCTCCAGCAGGCCGCCGACCGTCGCATCGCGTGACGAGACGAAGCGCAGGGTGTCGGCGGGGGAGGTGGGCCAGAAGCCCCGCAGGCGAAAGAAGGCCTGTACCAGGCTCTCGAAGAAGAGGCCCAGCAGATACTGCGCGGTCGCGGGATACTGGGCCAAATCCTCCGCCTTCCCCAACCAGTGAAAGCATTCCGCCTTGAGGCGGATCTTTTCGTTCAGACTGGCCGGCGGCGGGCCTTGGCGGAACCGCTGCCCGGCCTTCTCGATGAGCCGGCTCCCGGCCGCCTCCTGCTCGTAGAGGATTCGGCCTTTGCGGAGTAGCGGCGGCAGGCGCGGCACGTGACCGATCTCCTGCTCGACCGTCTTGTGGCCGCGATACCGGATTTCGACCAGACGGTCGGCGATCCGGACGATCTCCTGCCCCTCGTCCTGTCCCTTCACGACCGCGATCAGATCCAGGTCGCTGTGCGGCGTCAGGGCCCGTCTGGCCCCGGAGCCCACGAGGATGACCGCCAGCAGGTCCCCGCCGCGCTTGCCCCGCACGTGGCGGAGCGAGGCGGCCAGCACCTGGTCGAAGCCGGATGCCTCCGCCGGCCTGCGCGGCGCCTCGGACGGCTCCGGGATGTTCAGCAGCTCGGCCTGCAGCTCCTCCTTGGTCGGAAGACCGGTGGAAGATTCGCCGGGCTGGGACGGGGAGGTGGGTTCCATCGGTTTGAAGGCGCGCGGCCGAATCGGGGCAAGCCGGTTAACGGCCGGCCACCTGTCTGATCTGCGGTTCGAGGGAAGTCAGCCACTGGTCGAACGGAACCTCGGCGTCCACGACGATCTCGATCTTCCCGTTCGCCAGCTTGTGGACCAGGCCTGGGCTGGCGGGGGAGAGGGGAATTTCGACCCACTCCCGCGACAACCCGAGCCGATCGGTGAGCTCGAGAATCTGGCTGATCTGCTTGAACGAGACCATCTGCAACATCGCCAGCCATTCTAGGGAGGGCCTGAAGAGCCTGTCAACCGAGCGGTTCACGAGGCCAGCACCCGCGCCAACACCCGTCCGGCTTCCTCGATGTCCTTCGCGCTGACGTCCAGGTGCGTGACTGCGCGAAATTGTTTGTCGCCGACGCTGTTCACCAGCACCCCTTCCCGCTTGAGCGAGGCCAGGATGTCCGCCGTCGAACGTGCCGAGCGGACCTCGAAGACCACGATGTTCGTGTCCACGCAGGCCGGGTCAACCGAGACGGTCGGGATGCGCGCGAGCGCCTCGACCAGGCGGCGGGCGTGCTCGTGGTCCTCCTTCAGCCTGGCGATGTTGTGCTCCAGCGCGTAGATGCCGGCCGCGGCCAGGATGCCGGCCTGCCTCATCCCGCCTCCGTACATCCGCCGGAGGGGCCGGAGCTTCGCGACCGTTGCTTCGTCGGCCGCGATGAGCGAGCCGACCGGCGCCCCCAGGCCCTTGGAGAGGCAGAAGGAAACGGTCTCGAAATGTTTCGCATAGTCCTTGGCGGGGATCCCCGTGGCCACGACGGCGTTGAAGAGGCGGGCCCCGTCCAGGTGCATGGGAATCCCGTGGGTGAGGGCGATCGCGCGGATCCGCTCGATCGCGGGAAGGGGGTAGATCGAGCCGCCCCCGCTGTTGTGGGTGTTCTCCAGGCAGATCAGGCCGGTCACCGGATTGTACGGGTCCTTGGGCCGGATGGCCGCCTGCACCTGCTCCGGCTCCAGGATGCCGCGCCGGCCGGCGACCCAGTGGAGCTGCACGCCGGCCAGGGCAGCAGCCGCCCCGTGCTCGTACCGGACGATGTGCGCGCGGCTCTCGACGATCACCTCGTCTCCCGGCCTAGTCTGGACCCGGATCGAGAGCTGGTTGGCCATGATGCCGGTCGGG
Encoded here:
- the gnd gene encoding phosphogluconate dehydrogenase (NAD(+)-dependent, decarboxylating) translates to MELGFVGLGKMGMNMVTRLQRGGHRLVTHDRNTDLVKKAEALGCLGASSLAEMVSKLTPPRTVWIMVPSGAPTEETIQSVSALLQSGDTIIDGGNTKYHDDIRRAAELKPKGIQYVDVGTSGGVWGLKLGYCLMIGGDRAVVQRLEPIFKTLAPEDGWAYMGAHGAGHYVKMIHNGIEYSMMQGYAEGFELMAKSEYNLDLGKIASVWMHGSVVRSWLLELAAGALAEDPRLEKLKGYVQDSGEGRWMILDAIEKDVAVPTLTAALFTRFRSRQQETFAEKLLAALRNAFGGHAVRK
- a CDS encoding GDSL-type esterase/lipase family protein, with amino-acid sequence MRAQDRLPLILCFGDSLTAGYQSPTPERPEMRETPYGIFLQERLGNRARVAVSGVCGELTGEMVMRFRRDVLAHAPASVVILGGTNDLGWNAGPADIMRNLLNMYELALGAEIRPVAVTVPSIRAPWPDGDWSVPAGPDQDSGGRRWLQDHIQRRLALNRLIGDYCKARGVACLDLFAATVEPDTLALAAPYSNDGLHLTTDGYRLLATLLYERVFAEQIGLVARG
- the zwf gene encoding glucose-6-phosphate dehydrogenase translates to MEQPGRGPAVGLEVGRGVPVEPCTIVIFGGSGDLARRRLLPALYNLLLDGLLPSNFAVLGLGRKSLTDQDFRAIAREGVLTFSRQALLEPKWAEFERHLFYRSADIDDSGSYSDMRQAAERVETELKLPGHRIYYLAIPPTSITPVCEGLQRAGLVHPPDGTNPYSRVIVEKPIGRDLESARQINATIGSVFAESQTFRIDHYLGKETVQNLMVLRFANSIFEPIWNHKYIDHVQITVSEAEGVGSRATYYEESGALRDMVQNHLLQLLCLVAMEPPYSLDPDVVRNAKIEVLRCLRPITGKDAERFVVRAQYSSGKVHGADVPGYRREAGVNPDSTTETYVALKCFVENWRWAGVPFYLRTGKALPKRASEVAVQFKDIPQILFNVDPDKPQAPNLLALRIQPEEGLSLRIMSRVPGTRAETHPVEMSFKYSEVFGTPSPEAYERLLLDVMAGDASRFMRRDAVETSWAWIDGILEAWGAQRVRWLPEYQAGSWGPVEADRLIQSDGRSWRTL
- a CDS encoding GntG family PLP-dependent aldolase translates to MIDLRSDTVTKPSPAMREAMASAEVGDDVYGEDPTVNRLQEMAAALVGKPAALFVPTGIMANQLSIRVQTRPGDEVIVESRAHIVRYEHGAAAALAGVQLHWVAGRRGILEPEQVQAAIRPKDPYNPVTGLICLENTHNSGGGSIYPLPAIERIRAIALTHGIPMHLDGARLFNAVVATGIPAKDYAKHFETVSFCLSKGLGAPVGSLIAADEATVAKLRPLRRMYGGGMRQAGILAAAGIYALEHNIARLKEDHEHARRLVEALARIPTVSVDPACVDTNIVVFEVRSARSTADILASLKREGVLVNSVGDKQFRAVTHLDVSAKDIEEAGRVLARVLAS